A window of the Rhineura floridana isolate rRhiFlo1 chromosome 13, rRhiFlo1.hap2, whole genome shotgun sequence genome harbors these coding sequences:
- the ZNF319 gene encoding zinc finger protein 319, protein MSESWQQQPPPPQQQPPPHHAGTAALPEHPIPSSAVAENPLGCAVYGILLQPEPSGLQHHPPIPASGGGEPSMKCGVCGHDLAHLSNPQEHQCLQGGHDRSFQCTQCLKIFHQATDLLEHQCLQVEQKPFVCGVCKMGFSLLTSLAQHHNVHNGNAAVKCSICEKTYKAAAAAAAAPEESAPPEQPVALNRTPAEKPYSCSICQKPFKHLSELSRHERVHTGEKPYKCSLCDKSFSQSSHLVHHKRTHSAERPYKCTVCEKAFKHRSHLVRHMYAHSGEAHLFRCNVCELHFKESSELLQHSCTPSGERPFRCGACHKAFRRPSDLRQHERTHSTERPFQCDLCQMSFKQQYALMRHRRTHKTVSTTPSSTEQELPVGPFKCSLCEKGFVQPAHLLYHQHVHGIENLFKCNACQKGFSQSSELLRHRCVQSAERPFKCAACSKAYKRASALQKHQLASHCAEKPLRCTLCERRFFSSSEFVQHRCDPARERPLKCPDCQKRFKYASDLQRHRRVHTGEKPYKCPACEKAFKQREHLNKHHGVHTREQHYKCMWCGERFLDLGLLQEHSAQHTSTESAYPVAPCLP, encoded by the coding sequence ATGTCAGAAAGCTGGCAGCAGCAGCCCCCACCCCCGCAGCAGCAGCCCCCCCCACACCATGCTGGAACAGCTGCCCTCCCTGAGCATCCCATCCCGTCGAGTGCAGTTGCTGAGAATCCCCTGGGCTGTGCTGTCTATGGCATCCTCCTCCAGCCAGAGCCCAGTGGCCTGCAGCACCACCCGCCTATCCCCGCCAGCGGAGGAGGAGAGCCCTCTATGAAATGTGGGGTGTGTGGGCATGACTTAGCACACCTCTCTAACCCCCAGGAGCACCAGTGTCTGCAAGGAGGCCACGACCGCTCCTTCCAGTGCACCCAGTGCCTGAAGATCTTTCACCAAGCCACAGATCTCCTGGAACATCAGTGCCTGCAAGTGGAACAGAAGCCCTTTGTCTGTGGGGTCTGCAAGATGGGCTTCTCCCTGCTCACATCCCTGGCTCAGCACCACAATGTCCACAATGGCAATGCAGCTGTCAAGTGCTCAATCTGTGAAAAGACTTACAAAGCAGCTGCAGCTGCGGCGGCTGCACCTGAGGAGTCTGCCCCGCCTGAGCAGCCAGTGGCTCTCAACCGGACTCCCGCAGAGAAACCCTACAGCTGCTCCATCTGCCAGAAGCCCTTCAAGCACCTCTCCGAGCTGTCGCGGCACGAGCGGGtgcacactggggagaagccctACAAGTGCAGCCTTTGTGACAAAAGTTTCAGCCAGTCCTCACACCTGGTACACCACAAGCGCACACACAGTGCCGAGCGGCCCTACAAGTGTACCGTGTGCGAGAAGGCCTTTAAACACCGCTCGCACCTGGTGCGCCACATGTATGCCCACTCGGGTGAGGCGCACCTCTTCCGCTGCAATGTCTGTGAGCTGCACTTCAAGGAGTCGTCGGAGCTGCTGCAACACTCATGCACCCCCAGCGGGGAGCGGCCCTTCCGATGTGGTGCTTGCCACAAAGCCTTCCGACGCCCCTCAGATCTCCGGCAGCATGAGCGCACTCACAGCACCGAGCGCCCTTTCCAGTGTGATCTATGCCAAATGAGTTTCAAGCAGCAGTACGCACTCATGCGCCACCGCCGCACTCACAAGACGGTCAGCACCACACCTTCTTCCACAGAGCAGGAGTTGCCAGTGGGCCCCTTCAAGTGCTCCTTGTGTGAAAAGGGCTTTGTGCAGCCGGCTCACCTCCTCTACCACCAGCATGTCCACGGCATCGAGAACCTCTTCAAGTGCAATGCTTGCCAGAAAGGCTTCAGCCAGTCTTCAGAGCTGCTGCGTCACCGCTGCGTCCAGAGTGCTGAGCGGCCCTTCAAGTGTGCGGCATGCAGCAAGGCCTACAAGCGGGCCTCTGCCCTGCAGAAGCACCAGTTGGCCTCACACTGTGCAGAGAAGCCCCTCCGGTGCACTCTCTGTGAGCGACGCTTCTTCTCTTCCTCCGAGTTTGTGCAGCATCGCTGCGATCCAGCCCGCGAGCGTCCCCTCAAGTGCCCGGACTGCCAGAAACGCTTCAAATATGCCTCTGATTTGCAGCGCCACCGGCGTGTGCATACTGGGGAGAAGCCCTACAAGTGCCCAGCTTGTGAGAAAGCCTTCAAGCAGCGTGAGCACCTCAACAAGCACCATGGCGTCCACACCCGGGAACAGCACTACAAGTGCATGTGGTGTGGAGAGCGCTTCCTGGACCTGGGCCTGTTGCAGGAGCACAGCGCACAGCACACCTCAACCGAGAGTGCTTACCCCGTGGCACCCTGCCTGCCCTGA
- the SPMIP8 gene encoding sperm microtubule inner protein 8: MARTLDLIPWPQDASPVYAAPAVLIPLEPKRVMLAGVKDHIYHPFLPTLRRMDMDTMANRLTDEHSRTATTCSKEDFENATFTLAGVPNQHLPSLGMTELGKSLTAKYRAGKMAPLMPSTNQEEWPSYTRAMDDWSRFISTAGEFKLPSFNQKVLGFSCYAVRYLKPDVTQTWRYCLNQNPSLDKYGPKPIPYNTVNTYRSFGSAHSRSHYLQPWR, from the exons ATGGCCCGAACGCTTGATTTGATCCCCTGGCCTCAAGATGCTAGTCCTGTCTATGCTGCCCCAGCGGTTCTAATCCCACTGGAGCCCAAAcgagtcatgctggctggagtgaaGGACCACATCTACCACCCCTTCTTGCCAACGTTAAGGCGAATGGATATGGACACCATGGCAAACAGACTCACGGATGAGCATTCCAGGACAGCAACTACTTGCTCCAAAG AGGATTTTGAAAATGCAACATTTACCTTGGCTGGAGTGCCCAACCAGCACCTCCCATCCCTG GGGATGACAGAGTTGGGCAAGTCGCTGACGGCAAAGTACAGAGCTGGGAAGATGGCCCCTCTCATGCCCAGCACCAATCAGGAGGAATGGCCCAGCTATACCCGGGCCATGGACGACTGGTCTCGCTTCATCTCCACAGCAGGAGAGTTCAAACTACCCAGCTTTAACCAGAAAG TTCTTGGGTTCAGCTGTTATGCGGTGCGGTACTTAAAACCCGACGTCACACAGACCTGGCGG TATTGCCTCAATCAAAACCCAAGCTTGGATAAATATGGACCAAAGCCCATCCCTTACAACACTGT CAATACATACAGGAGCTTTGGATCAGCACACAG CCGCTCTCACTATCTCCAGCCTTGGCGCTAG